The following proteins are encoded in a genomic region of Leptospira yasudae:
- a CDS encoding efflux RND transporter periplasmic adaptor subunit gives MSFQTAKTKNKILFGVIGIFGLTVFSFVVIFPRIKSTIRSDANRKVSVKVTRAKAVEIAPSIESSGSIEPEEKLDLYFKVPGRLDRVFVEEGDRVKQGKLLASLEKFNFEQEKNRYEASLDSAKANLRLAQEKYEKAKKGIEARFIEIKKQTELVHKYKEEYEKAKRTYEAKEAVVKDGGLSQEELNASRVEMISKATTFENGKRDLEIQQIGMRDSDIKESGFEIPKTESKRLHVLKEIGTKIEKAEMDVASASVRSTEALLTSAKQNLKESDLYSPIDGTLIRKFKTKGEILNGASAQGQAVFTVAKVDKVFAVYNVSEKDSVNIQKGLNVEVTADIFENKKFAGTVARIQEFIDEKTHTVQVSTKVSNESHSLKPGMFVRTKTFQGKKEKMIEIPRTCFIESSEKEGFVFVIRDKFAYKVGITLRETLGESLLVSTGLQEGDIIVTDGISRLKEGSEVEIDESKIGP, from the coding sequence ATGAGTTTTCAAACCGCTAAAACTAAGAATAAGATTCTATTTGGTGTGATCGGAATTTTCGGGTTAACTGTATTTTCATTTGTCGTAATTTTTCCGAGGATTAAGAGTACTATAAGGTCGGACGCCAATCGAAAGGTCTCAGTGAAAGTTACCCGAGCTAAGGCCGTTGAAATCGCCCCTTCTATAGAATCTAGCGGTTCGATAGAACCTGAGGAGAAACTAGACTTATACTTTAAAGTGCCGGGTAGGCTTGATCGTGTTTTTGTGGAAGAAGGTGATCGGGTCAAACAAGGAAAGTTACTCGCTTCCTTAGAAAAATTTAATTTTGAGCAGGAAAAAAATCGTTATGAAGCATCCCTAGATTCAGCGAAGGCAAATCTCCGTTTAGCTCAGGAAAAATATGAGAAAGCAAAAAAAGGTATAGAAGCCCGTTTTATAGAAATCAAAAAACAAACGGAACTCGTTCATAAATATAAGGAAGAATACGAAAAAGCTAAAAGGACTTATGAGGCCAAAGAAGCAGTTGTAAAAGACGGGGGTCTCAGCCAGGAAGAGTTAAATGCTTCCAGAGTTGAGATGATTTCAAAAGCTACGACATTTGAAAACGGCAAACGAGATTTGGAAATTCAACAGATCGGCATGCGCGATTCGGATATTAAAGAATCCGGTTTCGAAATTCCGAAAACAGAATCCAAACGATTGCATGTTCTAAAAGAAATCGGGACGAAGATCGAAAAAGCCGAAATGGATGTAGCTTCCGCAAGCGTCCGTTCTACGGAAGCGCTTTTGACTTCCGCTAAACAGAACCTTAAAGAATCCGATCTCTACAGTCCTATTGATGGGACCTTAATCCGTAAATTTAAGACAAAAGGTGAAATATTGAACGGCGCCTCGGCGCAAGGGCAGGCAGTATTTACGGTTGCGAAAGTGGACAAAGTATTCGCTGTTTACAACGTGAGCGAAAAAGATTCGGTGAATATTCAAAAAGGATTAAATGTTGAGGTGACGGCGGATATTTTTGAAAATAAAAAGTTCGCGGGAACGGTCGCGAGAATTCAGGAATTTATCGATGAAAAAACGCATACCGTCCAAGTGAGTACTAAGGTTTCCAACGAGAGTCATTCTTTGAAACCGGGTATGTTCGTTAGAACCAAAACTTTTCAGGGCAAGAAAGAGAAAATGATCGAAATCCCGCGGACATGTTTCATCGAATCATCCGAGAAAGAAGGTTTCGTTTTTGTGATTCGAGATAAATTTGCATATAAAGTCGGGATTACTTTAAGAGAAACGTTAGGAGAATCTTTGCTTGTTTCGACAGGTCTTCAAGAAGGTGACATCATCGTAACCGATGGAATTTCAAGATTGAAGGAAGGCTCCGAGGTTGAAATCGACGAGTCTAAAATAGGACCGTAA
- a CDS encoding efflux RND transporter permease subunit, with protein MISKRAGILAFYTSFVLFGIISLFDLKLAILPDIGFPKVQIETKYPYAGIEEVESLVSRPLSERLAGARGVKKVTAISEPGISKIAITFANNQDLDFKILELREKIEQVREILPQNSEKPVLTRFDPSSSPFLEIVFFPKKTEDSVGLRKYLENHWKPVLERIEGVASLQIGGGYDREILAKIDSKRMLSYNLSPEAVGRRIILSNRNVPAGSVPSGDKDVLVRVKGESENLADLSETVVSVGPNGETVRLKDFADVTINFRKRSEKALFNGKECVIFYFYKESGANPIALSDKISKEAELLYESSKGEVKYVSGFDEASYVAESIHGLRLSLIIGAFLAFSVCLAVLRNFSTPLVLISIVPVAVLSSFFLFWIFGLSINMMSLGGLTVGIGMLFDNSNVVLSAIEKNHVGKTKKFDAVVLGLSEVYVSVILATLSTLFVFIPMIFLRSFIGSIFSEMAMAISLSLILSLLISLTLTPVLYSLFPKWTAPEDSRIASFFTYCAKIEQSLVHSQRKFLEMILRFPRKLFMTLAGFVFLSGFAVWFVNKEILPQMETGEFEVQIKFPQGIMRERIEDLSFGIESYIKDKYPIELSLARIGKENVSKNSSGFNIDPVTEIRFVIRSWDVRKTTEIVANVRNDLLREFPQLESNVKFSGDVLSTLLGKKNEIEIEIRGESISTLEKVGKKLKADVEKIKGVRKVSIALEDKVKSYSLKLDESKLLIYGWSAEAVSEFLKIGTLGGYFSGLEISGEEVPIRLVFREEDIPNAYSFRNLYIPHAGKLVPLSEISSLDESSQFRSLYGVGSSRANFLNVYTDKDKKDYVEKETAKLFNSSNDPEVTIDFKDGDDTKDVLFELLFTILLAYIILYLLIAGQFESIQVANKILFTIPFAVIGALPVLVVTGKSLNASSFVGLVLLMGISIDSAVLFYEYYILEKIKVVSSEKAAFNASAIILRPVIMNSATTFAGLLPVMLELTPGSEFQSSMATAIGFGLILSVLNSLLWIPFLFAREERI; from the coding sequence ATGATTTCAAAGAGAGCCGGGATTCTCGCTTTCTATACATCTTTTGTTCTTTTCGGAATTATTTCGCTATTCGATTTGAAACTGGCAATTCTTCCAGATATTGGTTTTCCTAAAGTTCAAATCGAAACTAAATATCCATACGCAGGAATTGAAGAAGTCGAAAGTCTCGTTTCGAGGCCTCTTTCCGAGAGATTGGCAGGCGCAAGAGGAGTTAAAAAAGTAACAGCCATATCCGAGCCTGGGATAAGCAAAATCGCGATCACGTTCGCAAACAATCAAGATCTTGATTTTAAAATATTAGAGCTCAGAGAAAAAATAGAGCAAGTCCGTGAGATTTTACCACAGAATTCTGAAAAACCCGTACTTACACGTTTTGATCCATCCAGTAGTCCATTTTTAGAAATCGTATTTTTCCCAAAAAAAACAGAAGATTCCGTCGGATTGCGAAAGTATCTAGAAAATCATTGGAAGCCCGTTTTGGAAAGAATAGAAGGAGTTGCGAGCCTTCAAATCGGAGGAGGGTATGATCGGGAAATTCTTGCGAAAATCGATTCTAAAAGAATGCTATCCTACAATCTCTCTCCGGAGGCGGTAGGTAGGAGAATCATATTATCGAATCGTAATGTTCCAGCGGGTAGTGTACCCTCGGGAGATAAGGATGTTTTAGTTAGGGTGAAAGGAGAATCGGAGAACTTAGCGGACCTTTCCGAAACCGTCGTATCAGTGGGCCCGAACGGTGAAACAGTTCGGCTCAAGGATTTTGCGGATGTGACTATTAATTTTCGTAAAAGATCCGAAAAGGCATTGTTCAACGGTAAAGAATGCGTAATATTCTATTTTTATAAAGAATCCGGGGCGAACCCGATTGCTCTTTCGGACAAGATTTCAAAGGAAGCCGAATTGCTCTACGAGTCTTCGAAGGGAGAAGTCAAATATGTAAGCGGTTTCGACGAGGCGTCATACGTCGCGGAATCGATTCACGGACTTAGGCTTTCTCTTATTATAGGAGCATTTCTTGCTTTTTCGGTTTGCTTAGCGGTATTGCGAAATTTTTCCACTCCCCTCGTGTTGATAAGCATCGTTCCCGTCGCAGTACTTTCTAGCTTTTTCCTTTTTTGGATTTTCGGACTCTCCATAAATATGATGTCTTTAGGTGGTTTGACTGTTGGTATTGGCATGCTGTTTGACAATAGTAACGTCGTACTCTCCGCCATCGAGAAAAACCATGTTGGTAAAACAAAAAAGTTCGACGCGGTTGTTCTCGGATTGTCAGAAGTTTATGTTTCGGTAATTTTAGCGACGCTGTCGACCTTGTTCGTTTTCATTCCTATGATCTTTTTACGATCATTTATCGGGTCTATTTTCAGTGAAATGGCGATGGCGATCTCGCTCTCTCTGATTTTAAGTCTTCTGATTTCGCTTACTTTAACGCCCGTTTTATATTCTTTGTTTCCTAAATGGACGGCGCCCGAAGATTCACGAATCGCATCCTTTTTTACCTACTGCGCTAAGATCGAACAGTCGCTTGTTCATTCGCAGAGAAAATTTTTGGAAATGATCCTGCGTTTTCCAAGGAAACTTTTTATGACCCTCGCGGGCTTTGTTTTTTTATCCGGATTTGCGGTCTGGTTTGTGAATAAAGAGATTTTGCCGCAAATGGAAACTGGAGAATTCGAAGTACAAATAAAATTCCCTCAAGGAATTATGAGAGAGCGAATAGAAGACCTCAGCTTTGGAATCGAATCCTATATCAAAGATAAATATCCGATCGAATTGAGCCTTGCTAGAATCGGAAAAGAAAACGTTTCGAAAAATTCCAGTGGGTTCAATATCGATCCGGTTACCGAAATCCGTTTTGTAATACGATCGTGGGATGTCCGAAAAACGACCGAAATCGTCGCAAATGTTCGCAACGACCTTTTACGAGAATTTCCTCAGTTAGAAAGTAACGTTAAGTTTTCCGGTGACGTATTATCAACTTTGCTTGGAAAGAAAAACGAAATCGAAATTGAAATACGAGGCGAGAGTATTTCAACCTTAGAAAAGGTAGGAAAAAAGCTAAAGGCCGATGTGGAAAAAATTAAAGGAGTTAGAAAAGTTTCAATCGCTCTTGAAGATAAAGTAAAATCGTATTCTCTAAAATTAGACGAGTCGAAATTACTAATTTATGGATGGTCTGCGGAGGCCGTTAGTGAATTTCTCAAGATAGGAACCTTGGGCGGTTATTTTTCAGGATTGGAAATTTCGGGCGAAGAGGTTCCTATCCGGCTCGTTTTTAGAGAGGAAGATATTCCGAACGCTTATTCATTTAGAAATTTATATATTCCGCACGCGGGAAAACTCGTCCCATTGAGTGAAATTTCCTCTTTAGATGAATCCTCACAGTTCCGCTCCTTATACGGCGTAGGCTCCAGCAGGGCAAATTTTTTAAACGTTTATACGGATAAGGATAAAAAGGATTATGTTGAAAAGGAGACGGCGAAACTTTTTAATTCTTCGAATGACCCGGAAGTTACGATCGATTTTAAGGACGGGGACGATACCAAAGACGTATTATTCGAACTATTATTCACGATTTTGCTGGCGTATATCATCTTATACTTATTGATTGCCGGTCAATTCGAATCGATTCAGGTCGCGAATAAGATCCTTTTTACGATTCCATTCGCAGTAATCGGAGCGTTACCCGTTCTTGTCGTTACCGGTAAGTCTCTTAACGCCAGTTCGTTCGTCGGTTTGGTTTTATTGATGGGCATATCGATAGATTCAGCGGTATTGTTTTACGAATATTATATATTAGAGAAAATAAAAGTAGTTTCTTCCGAAAAGGCGGCTTTTAACGCGTCGGCCATCATTCTTAGACCAGTAATCATGAACTCTGCAACTACTTTTGCAGGACTTTTGCCGGTAATGCTGGAATTGACACCCGGTTCGGAATTTCAGTCCTCTATGGCGACGGCAATCGGTTTCGGACTCATATTGAGCGTACTAAATTCTTTGTTATGGATCCCTTTTCTTTTTGCTAGAGAAGAACGAATCTAA
- a CDS encoding tetratricopeptide repeat protein: protein MDIIEAVRKYTNRKNLYLIIGSVIFVATGFLIRSYFLKKEIAEIYLEGIAQYSSGHLPEAKSAFLRVLEINEHHTDSLFLLGKIEFFSKKFQDAEDYFEKCKKQDAERLDCSFWKAKSGFLIGKHYDVVENEIFFLKTKGFEHPELNHLQGMLYERSGKLSLALKSYEEALSFTVVALPTLQRLEAIYSKAGFKEKAEKYEAFNRSIREFHAKNITR, encoded by the coding sequence TGATTATAGGAAGCGTCATTTTCGTAGCGACTGGCTTCTTGATTCGTTCTTATTTTCTTAAAAAAGAAATTGCGGAAATTTATTTAGAAGGAATCGCGCAATATTCCTCCGGTCATCTTCCCGAAGCAAAGAGCGCTTTTTTGCGCGTTCTTGAAATAAATGAACATCATACTGATTCGTTGTTCCTACTCGGAAAGATAGAATTCTTTTCTAAGAAGTTTCAGGATGCGGAAGATTACTTTGAAAAATGCAAAAAGCAGGATGCGGAAAGGCTTGATTGTTCTTTTTGGAAAGCTAAGTCCGGATTTCTGATAGGTAAACACTATGATGTCGTGGAGAATGAAATCTTTTTTTTGAAGACAAAAGGTTTCGAACACCCTGAATTAAATCATCTACAAGGTATGCTTTATGAAAGGTCCGGGAAACTATCGCTTGCGTTGAAGAGTTACGAGGAAGCGCTAAGTTTTACCGTGGTCGCGCTTCCGACTCTGCAAAGACTGGAAGCGATTTATTCGAAAGCTGGATTTAAAGAGAAAGCCGAAAAATACGAAGCTTTCAATCGATCAATTCGTGAATTTCACGCAAAAAATATTACTAGATAA